TTACAAGAGTTGAGTCGGATATGTGTAGAAACCTTGCGAGAAACCGATATGGTTGCGCGCATGGGTGGGGAAGAGTTTGCGATTCTGTTCCCTGAAACCGATGCACAACATGCTTTTGAAGTGGCCGAACGATTGCGCGATAAAATCGAAAAGAATGAGCTATCGCTTGAATCAGGCATGCCACTCACGTTTACAATATCGATTGGTGTCATCACGCTGACCAAGAAAAACGTGAATATCGACATGCTGCTACACCTTGCAGACAAGGCACTGTATGAGGCTAAAAATACTGGGCGAAATAAAGTCTGTACGCTCTGACCTCAAGGCCTTTGCTTGAGGTCTTTACTGGGCGTTGGGTTATTCCAGATAGTTTTTTCTGATTTTCTGTTTGATCAAATCTCTGATCGTTTGCAGATAGTTTTCATAACTACCAAAAAAGCGGGAAACCATGCTTTTGCAACTTGGGCAGGTGACCATTTTTTCAGGGTATTCGCCATCCACCACTTTTAAGTCGTGCTTGCAGTTGACACAATGCGGTTGCAAATCCGTAATCTGATCAAAGGCTTCCTGATATTTCCAGGTCCAGCGCGCGCCATGAAATTCATCAGTGAGATAACTCATCCATTTAGGGGTGTCATCGCCCAAGTAATTCAATAACAGCTTGGCAAGCACACCTACTAAAATCACGCTATCAATCACCAACAACGTGAATAAGGCATTGCTGTAATCGCCCTTTGATATCAGCCAATGACCAGCTTCAGTGAAAGTCACCAGTAAACCGATGATGATCAAAAGCACGGGTAAAATCAGCTTCCAGTATTGTAAAAACAATACCTGTAGTTTTTCAGGATATTTAGATAGGGAAGCGTAATCTGAGCGTTTCATAGGCTCACCATTCTTTTGAAGTTCTCAAGCATTTAATTCTCCATTGAATTCATCATAAATAATGAATTTCTTATATTATTCGGCAAAGATGTCACCATAAAAATCAGCTAAATAGAGAGTGTTTGCTGTATTTCATGGATTTTACTTGGCGCATGATTTATTATTTCGTACTTACAACTTGCATACACTTACTAACCAATCAGTTTACCAAAAATTGGCCTTAAATAACAAATACTTGCTTGTCTTGTTCCAACTTCGGGGTAATTCATTATTACAACATTCACAATCCAGTCCATTCGGACTATGTGAAACTATTTAAGTTGCCTGCATAGTCTTGTGCTTAAGGCTATGATTGGCTGAATTTAGACGATTTAAAATTAAAGGTTTGCGCATTTTGCGCAAATGAACGAGGAAGATATGTCCGACTACGTCATTGCTTTTGAGAAACTTCGTATTGATGATGTGCCAGCCGTTGGCGGCAAAAATGCATCACTAGGTGAGATGATCAGCCAGTTAACTGCCAAGGGTGTGCGCGTGCCTACAGGCTTTGCTACTACAGCACATGCCTATCGTGAGTTTCTGGCGCAAGATGGGCTTGATGATCGTATCAATGCAGAGCTTGATCGTTTGGATGTAGAAGATGTCACGGCATTAGCTGTTTGTGGCAATAAAATCCGTGAGTGGATTATGACAGCCAACTTCCCTAAAGCTTTATTAGATGGTATTGCTGAGCATTATCAAACCCTGACGACACAAATGGGCGATAGCGTGAGTTTCGCTGTGCGTTCATCTGCCACAGCGGAAGATTTGCCTGATGCCTCATTCGCAGGTCAGCAAGAGAGTTTTCTGAATATTCGTGGTCTCGACAATATCTTGCACGCCATCAAAGAAGTATTCGCTTCACTGTATAACGACCGTGCGATTTCATACCGAGTGCACAAAGGCTTTATCCATGCGGACGTTGCTTTATCGGCAGGTGTTCAGCGCATGGTGCGCAGTGATATAGGTAGCTCAGGTGTGATGTTCACTATGGATACCGAATCTGGTTTTGATGAAGTCGTATTTATTACCTCAGCCTATGGCTTGGGCGAAACCGTGGTGCAGGGTGCCGTTAACCCAGATGAGTTCTATGTGCACAAACCATTGTTGGCTGAGGGCTTCCCAGCGATTATCCGTCGTTCACTTGGCTCAAAAATGATCAAAATGGTATTTACCGATGCCAATCAAGCGGGTAAAAGCACCATCACAGTGCCTGTTGATACAGTCCAAAGCACACAGTTCTCGCTGACAAATGAAGAGATTCTTGAGCTTGCACGCTATGCCATGATTATTGAAAAACACTATGAACGCCCGATGGATATCGAGTGGGGTAAAGATGGCGTTGATGGTAAGTTGTACATCTTGCAGGCTCGTCCAGAGACAGTTAAGTCTCAGGCTGGCAACTCGGTAGAGAAGTTCCAGCTGATTGGCACAGGTACTCCATTAGTCACTGGCCGTGCTGTGACACAAAAGATTGGTGTAGGTCCTGTACGTATCGTTAAAGACGCGTCAGAAATGCATACTGTGCAACCTGGCGATGTGCTTGTGGCCGACATGACGGACCCGAACTGGGAACCAGTCATGAAGCGCGCCTCAGCATTGGTGACTAACCGTGGTGGTCGTACCTGTCATGCTGCCATTATTGCGCGTGAATTGGGCATCCCTGCGATTGTTGGCTGTGTGAATGCCACTGAGCTTCTAAAAGAAGGCGACATTGTGACCGTATCGTGTGCCGAAGGTGAAACAGGCCACGTATATGCGGGTGCTTTGGACTATAAACAGACCACAGAGACCGCTACCGCGTTGAAAATGGCTCCTGTCAAAATCATGATGAACGTTGGTAATCCAGATATGGCGTTTAGCTTTGCCCAGATTCCTAATCATGGCGTAGGCCTTGCCCGCCTAGAATTTGTGATCAATAACATGATCGGCATACACCCTAAGGCCATTCTCAACTTCGACAAAGTGCCAGCCGACATGCAGGCTGAGATTACTCGTCGTGCCAATGGCTACGCCAGCCCACGTCAGTTCTATATTGATAAACTGGCTGAAGGTGTTGCAACCATTGCAGCTTCTTTCTGGGGCAAGCCAGTGATTGTGCGTTTGTCTGATTTCAAGTCAAACGAATACAAGAAACTGGTCGGTGGTGATATTTATGAGCCAGATGAAGAAAACCCGATGCTTGGTTTCCGCGGTGCAGCGCGCTACATTGCAAAAGATTTCAGAGATTGTTTCGAGCTTGAATGCCTGGCGATGCGCAAGGTACGTGAAGAGTTAGGCCTGACTAACGTTGAATTGATGATTCCGTTTGTACGCACCTTGGAAGAAGCACGCCAAGTCGAAGAAATTCTTGCTGAATATGGACTCAAGCGCGGCGTAAATGGCTTGCGTTTAATCATGATGTGCGAGATTCCATCGAATGCGCTATTGGCGGAAGAGTTCCTCAAATACTTTGATGGTTTCTCAATCGGCTCTAACGATTTGACACAACTGACTTTAGGGATGGATCGTGACTCAGGTTTGATGGCACATGGTTTTGACGAGCGCGACGCTGCGGTCAAGGTATTATTGAAGATGGCGATTGATACCTGTAACCGACTAAATAAATATGTGGGTATTTGCGGTCAAGGCCCATCAGACCATCCTGACTTTGCTGAGTGGCTGGTTGAAAAGGGCATACAGTCTGTTTCGTTGAATCCTGATACGGTTGTGAGCACCTGGCAACGACTGACAAAGTAAATATAGACACAAAATAAGCTTGGCTTTATATACACTGACCACATCATTTGTTGATAACATCTGATGTGGTTTTTTATTTTAAGCGCTGCATTCAGGTGCAAAAATAGGTTGAACGGGGAGAGTAAGCATGCAACAACGTACGGTTTTCTTTGTGTCAGACAGCACAGGCATCACAGCTGAGTCTTTAGGGCATTTGCTCGCACACTTCCCTGAAGTGAAGTTTCGCCAGTTTCGTTATCCATTTATCGACTCAATTCAAAAGATTGAGGGAGTACTGCAACGCATAGCTCAGGCAAGGGAGGAGGATGGCGTCCGCCCAGTGATTATGATGACCCTGGTTGACCCTGATTACCGTGCGCTCGTAAAGCAGGCAGATGCATTATGTCTGGATATGTTTGGCGCAATCATTGATCCACTCTCGGCCGAATTAAATATGCAACCATCGCTTGGTGTGGGTATCAGCCACGGCGTGCTTGGGCATAGCTACCATGAACGTATGGATGCCATTAATTTTTCGCTCGGGCATGATGATGGGCAGACCAATCATGGTCTGGATGAAGCGCAGGTGATTTTGATTGGTGTTTCTCGTTGCGGCAAAACACCTACCAGTCTTTACCTTGCTATGCAGTTTGGTATTAAAGCGGCCAATTATCCGTTGATCCCTGAAGACTTTGAACGTATGACTTTGCCTTCTATATTGGATAAATATCCAGAAAAGCTTTATGGCCTGACAATTCAGCCAGAGCGTCTGCATTCAGTTCGTAGCGAGCGTCGCCCAGATAGCTTTTATGCTTCATTGGCCAATTGCAAAGAAGAAGTACGTCTGGCGGAGTCATTGATGGAGCGCGCACATGTGCCTTGGATTGATTCAACCAGCCGCTCTATTGAAGAGCTATCAACGACTATTTTGCAAAAGATTAAAGTTAAGCAGTATGCTTAATTTGTGCTGGAAACTGAGGCCAGCATAGGAAAATTGCATAAGTCTATACCATCGGATAGAGCGCTGATCTTAGTTTGCTAATGATTGGTAATGCCGCTAATCCTCCGATTAAATCGGCACTTAGGTCGTCTAGCCCAGCATGTCTGCCAGGGATGTATATTTGGTGAAATTCATCTGCAGCCCCAATGAGCACTACGAGTATTAAGATCAAAGCCAAGGGTTTGGATTTTAATATCATCCCCAGAAAGATGCCGATACTGCCGTAGGCGATGAAGTGCACCAGCTTATCCCATGGCGATGGGAACAGGCTCCCTGCACCAGATGCTTCACCGCCAATGAATATGCCCAATAGCATGACAACTAAGCAAATGAGTGCCAACTGCTGAATAGCCACTGCTCTATAGCGGGAAGCTTTAATAGGCACCGCTTTCCTTTTTAAGAACAACAAGTATCGTTTTTACTACAATATACATATCTAATTTAGGGCTCCAATTACGCAGATAATCAATGTCGTAATCAATACGCTCTTTCATTTTATCCAGTGTTTCGGTTTCGCCTCTCAAACCATTCACTTGCGCCCAGCCTGTGATGCCTGGTTTTACTTTATGCCTGATCATATAGCCAGTAATCATTTTCCTGTACATTTCATTATGTACCACGGCATGGGGGCGAGGGCCGACTATACTCATGCGCCCCTGCAGTACGTTGATGAACTGAGGCAACTCATCCAGAGATGTTTTGCGCAGAAATGCGCCTAAGGGTGTGATGCGGCTATCAGTCTTTGTAGCCTGTTTTACCTCTGTACCATCTTCGCAAACGGTCATTGACCTGAATTTATATACGGTAATTTCATCGCCATATAAACCGTATCGGCGTTGCTTGAATATAACAGGTCCAGGCGAGGTGGATTTTATAGCAATGGCGATGCAAGCCAATACTGGCGAAATCAATATTAATGTGACTAGCGAGAATAAGATGTCTGCAACTCGCTTAATCATCCCGTTAAACCCAGTGAATGGTGTTTCAATTAGCGCGACTAAAGGTATGCCATTCATTTCACCAATGCTGCCTTGTATCAATTCCGTCTGAAATATGTCTGGGACAAAATAAACTGACACTGTCGTGTCTTTTAGCTTGTTCAGGAGTTTGACCATGCGCGACTGGTCTGCGACTGGTAAGCATAGATAAATACTGTCTATTCGATTTTCTTTAACGTAACTAGCGACAGAGCTGATCGCACCAAGATGACTAGTGTTGCTAGGTAATTTCGGTACGCGATCTAATTCTCGGTCTTCAAAAAAGCCTATTAGCTTGGTGGTGCTGTATTGATCTTTTGCGATGCTCGCTGCAAGGGCTAAGCCCTGTTCGTTAATGCCAACAATTACACTGCGTTTTGCAGGCCCTTGTAGCTTGATAATGATTGGAGCCGCGAGTCTTAGCAGTAGGATTGCAAACAGTTGGAACACTGGGGTCACCAATAGCCAGCAGACAATTGCTTTGACTGAGAACAGTCCTATGTACTCAGTGAACCATCCAAACACTAATATAAATCCAGCAATGCTGAACCAACTGATCAATACATTGCTGATGGACTCTAAATCGGGGTCATGAATATTGGAGTGCGCAGGAAAATTCAGTAAGAAAAGAATAAGTGATAAGGTCAGGCACAAGGGAGTTAATTCACCATAAAAGTGATAATAGAGCCCCCATAGTGCAAGCACGATAGTGACTGGCTGCAAGAACGCCTCAATGATAAAGAGTATATTATCTCGGGCAATCGATATGCCCAATTTATCCCCTATGATTGACTGTGCGCGTGATTGCTTCATTAATCTTTAAACCCTCTGTCTGTTGTGATTGTCAAAAATGCTTTATGGAGACAGTTCATCGACAGTTGCTTCCAATAAGCTAAGTGAATATAGGCAAAGAATATGCCATGGGAAGTAAGTAACCGATCGATACAGCGCCTAAAACTTATGAATATCATGGTAAGGAAAAGACATTGTTGTTTAATTTCGTCTTGATAAAGATGCCGAGATTAGATGCGCTCAACGATTTAATCTATTTAAGAAATAATTGTCTCTTAAAGGAGACAGTGACATATCTAATATAATCAGGACCTTCAGGTGGGACTGATTTGCTGAGTCGCTATGTCACGACAACTTTGACTATTTTATTCTGGATTTTCTAGTATTCATTGGCTTTGATGAAAACATCAGTCTACATTCTATTGCTAGTAGCCAATAAAAAAGCCCAACAGCAATTAAGCGATGGGCTTTTAAACAAATTGCTCTAATTACTTAGCGCAATTTATAACATGTTTATTAAATCAAAGACTTTCTACGGCTAGCAATGAAACCAATAATACCTAAACCAGCTAAGAACATGCCACTTGTCTTAGGTTCTGGTACAGCAGAAACTGTATATTCTGCACCAATCAGTGCCGTTCCAAACTTATTACCAACTTTGCTAGTAATGCCACTAATTAGCAACTCGTAGTCACCAGCGACTACATTTTTGAAACTAAAGGTATCGCCAGAAAAAGTGCTCGATCCGAAACTACCGCCTGAAAATGTTGCGGGAACAAGGCTATAAACTTTATTGAATAGAGTTGCAGATCCAGTGCCGTAAAGAATACTTCCAGTAATATCAGAAAGACTTGATATTGAAATAGTGCCCAAAGATAAATCAGTGAAACTACCTTTGACAATTACTGGATCAGTTGTATCCGCAAATGAAGCCATCGAACATATTGATAAAACAAATGCTAGTAGAAACATCTTAATCTTCATTTGGTGCCCCTAAGTTTAAATACATAAAATACAGTTTTGCTTAATTATCAAATAGTACTTCTTCTCTTCGGTTTCGATTATCCTTTTTCTCGCAATATCCTCAATAGCCCGAATGGTCTAATAGGCTGAATTCTGACCTTTAAATATGACAGAAATTGTTTTTATAACAATATACATATCCAGTTTCGGGCTGTAATTCCTGAGGTAGTCGATATCATAGTCGATGCGTGCCTGCATTTTTTCCAAAGTATCGGTTTCTCCCCTAAATCCATTTACTTGTGCCCAGCCTGTAATGCCGGGTTTGACCTTGTGGCGAATCATGTAACCTTTAATAAGCTTCCTATACATTTCATTGTGTGAGATCGCATGCGGACGTGGTCCTACTACGCTCATCCGACCCTGCAGTACATTGATGAATTGAGGAAGTTCATCCAGTGAAGTCCTTCTGAGAAACGCACCTAGTTTAGTAATTCTTTGATCACCTAGTTTTGCTTGAGTTAGGTCGTGGCCATCTTCACATACCGACATAGACCTAAATTTGTAGACGAGTATTTCTTTACCATCTAACCCGTACCTCCTTTGTTTAAAGATGATAGGGCCAGGCGTGCTTAGCTTTACGGCAATTGCAATTAAAATAAGTAGTGGCGATATGAATACAAGTGCAAACATGGCAAAAAGAAAATCTGCAGCCCTTTTTATTATTCCGTCGTAGCCAGTAAAGGGAGATTCGCGAACTGCGACTACGGGTATTCCATCTACTGCATTCATGCGGCCCTGAATGAGGTCTGTAATAAAAATATCTGGTACAAAATAGATAGATGCTGTGGTGTCTTTAAGATCGTCGAGTAAAGCGACTATTCTTGGCTGTCGAGCCATAGGGAGGGACAGATAAATGGTATTGACGTCATTTTCTTGAACGAAATTGGTTAATTCGGATAACTTTCCTAAGATTGGATATTCTTTTTGGCCCTCTAAACGTTCAATTTGACGATCTTCGAAAAACCCCAATAAGTTCATCGAATGATAGTTGCTATTAATTAACCGGTCAGCGATTGCTAACCCCTGAGAATTCATCCCTGCAATCACAGCAATCTTTGTGGGGCCTTGTATTTTGATGATTAAGTCAGAAAGAAATCTTAATCCAAGTGTAGAAAGAATTAAAACGATAGGGGTAATCATGACCCACAAATACAAGGTTTTCTCATTAAACGCACTTATGAAGTCGGTAGTGATAACAAAAGTCAGTAATAGACTTATTAATACCAGCCAAGACACAATTACATTCGTGATTATTTTTAGAGTTGAAAATCCGAGTTTTGGGCTGCTAGGGAATGTGACCGAAAACAGAATCACGCATACGATGATATATATAGAATCTATATCCCCCTCATTAAAATAACAAACAGCCAGTAAGCTAACTATGATGAGTAATGGGTCAAGGAAGGCTTCAATCAGGTAAAGTATATTGTCTCGAGCAAAAGTAATTCCAGTAACTTTTCTCCCGATGGTGTTCCCGATCAGTTCTTTCATTTATTCGGATACATTTCTTTGAAATTAGTCACAGCTTGAGCACGATTCAAGACATCCAGTTTTTTGAATATTCTTTGCAGATGATTTTTAACGGTAAAGAAGCTGATATCTAATATCATGGCAATCTCTTGATTTGTCTTCCCGCTTCTTACCCATTTCATGATTTCAATTTCTCGTTCAGAGAGGCTACCAGTAAACTCTTCAGGCATTTCTTCTTCGATGGGAGCAGGTTCTTTTAGTTGTGCGGGCAAGTGTTCTAGTTGACGCAATGAAAAGTCGATGTAAGGTAATACGGATTCAAGCATTTTTCGCGATGATTTTTGCGTGCTGGTGGATTCACTGAGAAACACATACAAACAATCATGGTGACCACGATAGTCTTTTATGGCATGTACCAGAGCAGACTTCATTTTATCAAAACTTTTACTGACGTCGCTTAATTCAATATTATCCTCTTTAAAAATACCTTCCTGAATATTAAGCGTAAAAGGGCCTTTTCCATGTTGTAGCCAGTAACTGAATAGCCTTTTAAGCAAAGGCGTCAAGTTACTATTAGGTATTTTTGTGGTCCTTACTCCAGGAATTGCGGATACTACATCAAAATAGATCAGCCCTAAAGAAAAGTCTCCCCATGCTGCAATCATGATGTCATGAGGGATAAATCTTTGTAGGTTACCTTGAAACCACATAAAAAACTCAAAGTGTGTTTTTACGCGTAATGATTCATGTATTAACTCAACAAAGTGAGCAAGATCATTCTTATCAAGGTTTGAATTTAACGACATAGTTATGCTTTGTTTTTTCTTGGTGAGTTAACTATTCAAATTACTTATTTGTTGAAAATTCAACATTTCTATTCTTTTTAAAGCAAGAATTCGTCACTTAAAGTTAAGACCTGATTTTTCTTTGGACCATGCAATTTACGCTGCTTGTAGTACTTATGGCTCATTGCGCAAGGGTATTGAGCCTTTTAAGTTCTGATTTGAAATGATTGAAATCAGACCGTTAATTATAGAATCAGCAGAAATTGTGCCAAACGATAAATTGGCATTCGGATGTTAAATAGCGGAGGCGGCGAAATTTGAGTGAGGATCATAATGCTTAATTGTTGAGCCTAAATGGTAATTCCTGAAGTGAGAACAAAGCATGATGTATACTTTTCAGTTAAGTGATACATAAGAGTGCAACTAAATGTATGAAAACATAACGAATCTAGGTAAGGCTGAGGCTTTTGTAGACGAGATATTGGAAATAATTGATCACATCAAACTACTGGATCATTTCAGTGTTGATGAGATAAAAATTCTTTGTCATTACATGCAATGTTTTGCTGCGCCAAGAGATTACACCCTCATTCAAGAGGGTGATAAAGGAGATTTCCTTATTTTGGTTTTAAGTGGCGCGGTAGATGTCCAGAAAGATATTCCCAAAATTGGGATCAAAAAAATTGCAGAAGTGGGTGCAGGTGTTACCCTTGGAGAGATGTCGTTAATAGACTCTCAAACGCGTTTTGCTAGTTGTGTTACTTCAGCCCCAACAGATTTTGCTGTTTTCACGAGAGAATCACTAAATGAGGTATTAATTGAAATGCCAAGACTTGGAAACAAATTTCTTTTAGTTTTGCTTCAGTTGATGGCACAAAGATTGCGTGATACTTGCGACAGATTCCTGCCTAGCGTTTTTGGTGTTCCAATTTAGAGTCGCATATAAATAATATTTGATGGTAAATACTAAAAAAAAACTTTTCCAGACAATTAGGTTCGGATTTGCTGTTGTACTTACTTTTCTAAATGCATCTGTTGCCTGTGCTGATGATGAGGATGTTTTTAATCTGGTTGTTGGGACAAATTATTATTACGATAGTAACCTTTTTAAACTTCCGTCCGGTACGACACCAATTCTATCAACTGGGAAATCTAATCGCTCCGACATACTAACTAGTACGGATGCTCTATTAAGTATTGATAAACATTATTCTTTGCAGGAATTTAGCTTAACGTATCAATTGACGTCAAATAAGTATCAGACTTTTAATTTTCTAGATTTTGTTTCTAATGAGTATAAATTAAACTGGCTTTGGGCAATCAGTCCGGATTTGACAGGGACTTTATATACTGAGAAAAAGGAGACGTTGGCCAGTTTTGTAGATTTTAGAGCGCTAGGTAAGCAAAATATTATCACAGTAGAAACCAAGAATTTTGATTTTGATTATTCACCTTATATGAACTGGCATCTGATCGGTGGCTACTCTAAGGTGACTTCGCAAAATAGCCAAGTATTTATTCAACAAACCAGTTTTGAAAGTGATAGGTTCAATGCAGGTCTGAAATATGTTTTTAATTCGTTAAGTAGCCTTTCGTTCATAGCTCGGGATAGCACAGGTACTTATCTGAACCAACCTTTGGATGCAGTAAATCTGTTAGATACTGGCTTTAATGACAAATCGGAAGAACTAAGAGGTATTTGGCTTATTTCAGGAAAGTCAAAATTAGATTTAAAAATAGGATATCTCGAAAGGCAAAGTAACAATTTCTCTCAGCGCAGCTTTTCAGGAAATACTGGTACCTTGGTTTATCAGTGGGATGCACTTCCTAAAACTTCGCTAATATTTAAACTGAGTAGAAGATTAGACGGGTACACCGACAGTACTTCAAGTTATGCAGTTCTGGATTCCTTTGATTTTGAACCGACTTGGACCATTTCGCCGAAGCTGATGGTTAAGGGGAATGCTGAGATTAGTCGTAGAAGTTTTTTGGGGGATGGCCCGCAAATTGCGTCAAGCAGAAGAGAGGATCAGTCTTCAAGTTATGGTGTGAGTGCAACATGGACTCCTCGGGACTCAATAAAGACCATCATTCAGATAGGACATGAGAATAGAAATTCTACTAATAATAGTTTTGACTACGTAAGTGATAGTGCATCAATAAGTGCTCAGTTAGACTTTTAGTGTATTTTGCAAGTCACAATATGCCGTAACCAAGAATGCTCTGGGAATTAATTGCTCCAGTATTACATAATTCAAAATATAGGAATTTACAGAATAAATTATGCTTAAACGTAATGTTTCCACTACAGTTTCACTATTAACAATGTTGAGTTGTGCTTTATTGCTGGGATGCAGTAAAAGCGAAAATAACCAAACGTCCACTCAGGTGGCAGCCCGAGTTAATGGCGCAGAAATATCAATTCACCAAGTGAACCAATTTCTTAAAAATAGCCCTGGGATAACGGCTGATAATCTTTCTGCGGCCCGTAAACAAATATTGGATAAGCTGATTGATGAACAACTTGCCGTTGAGCAGGCAGGCAAAGACAATATTGACCGAACCCCTGATGTGCAAATGCAAATTGAAGCAGCAAAGCGTCAAATTATAGCGAGTGCATACATTAAGAAAGTCACTCTGGAATCAGTCAAAATATCCGATGAAGATACAAAAACGTATTATCAAGAACATCCAGCTTTATTCTCTGATCGCAAAATATATACCTTGCAAGACATAGGTGTACAAAGAAGTGATGATATCAATTCTATTCTGACGGATGATTTTATCAAACAGAAATCCAAACAGGATCTAGAAGATTGGCTTAAATCCCACCATGCTAATTTTTCTATCGAGAGTTACGTAAGGCCCGCCGAGCAGGTGCCGCTAGATATGTTGACCAAGCTTGCTAAGTTGAATGCTGGGGATGTAACAATTCTGGATTTGAATGATATAAAACATGTCATTTTTGTCATCAATACTAAGCAGGCTCCAGTAGCATATAGTGACTCAGCAGCTCTAATTAAGACTTTTTTATTCAACACAAAAGCTAAACCAGCTGCAATCGATAATTTAAAAAAATTGCGTGAACAATCCAATATTCAGTATTTCGGTGAGTTTGATCCTAAGTCTGCCTCTGATAGCAAGCTCGATATCAGTAAGGGTGTTGCCGGATTAAAATAGATAGTTCGAGAAATTAGCTAGTTTTAAAATAAGGAAATTAACTATGCCCGTGTTCAGATTTAAATTTCTATTAATGATTTATTTTTTGATTCATGCATGTATATCATTTGCAGAGGATAAAAATGATTTTGTATTGGGCGCTGGCGACTCGATTCATATTACTGTATTCCAGAATCCTGATTTAACCTTGGATACTCGAATGCCAGAGAGCGGCAATATAACTTACCCCCTGATAGGGCTAGTTAATATAGGCGGCTTAACGATTGCGGATGCTGAACGGAAAATTGCTCGTGCTTTGAAGGATGGGGGATTTTTTCAGCAGCCTCAAGTCAATATTGTCTTGGTTACACCAGGAAACCAGATATCAATACTTGGACAAGTAAGTCGCCCAGGCCGTTATGCCTTAGATACCCCTAAAATGAGAATTTCTGATGCACTGGCGCTGGCAGGTGGTGCATCTCCCACAGGTTCAGATACCGCAGTAGTCATTGGCACTCGTGAAAATAAACCATTTAGAAAAGTGATTGATATTGCATCTATATTTCTTGATGACAAACAGGATGACAATATTCAGGTGATAGCAGGAGACGAGATATATGTTCATCGTCCCCCAGTATTTTATATTTATGGAGAAGTGCAACGCCCAGGGTCTTATCGGGTTGAGAGAAGCATGACCGTGATTCAAGCATTGGCAGAAGGCGGTGGCCCGACAACGCGAGGAACGCAAAGAAGTATTAAATTATACCGCAGAAATTCAGCAGGGGAAGTTGTTGAGTCAACACCTAGCATAACTCAACCGATTCAAGCGGATGACGTACTTTACGTTCGCGAAAGTCTTTTCTAATTAAGTATTAATAAAGGAAGACTTATGAATTTCTCTCAATTTTTAATTATATTAAAAGTTCGTATTAAGATTTTTATTATTGCCATATTTGTTACCGTTTTGACGGCTACTGTTGTGAGTTTTTTATTGCCTAAAACTTACACAGCGACAGCTACA
This genomic window from Methyloradius palustris contains:
- the ppsA gene encoding phosphoenolpyruvate synthase, whose translation is MSDYVIAFEKLRIDDVPAVGGKNASLGEMISQLTAKGVRVPTGFATTAHAYREFLAQDGLDDRINAELDRLDVEDVTALAVCGNKIREWIMTANFPKALLDGIAEHYQTLTTQMGDSVSFAVRSSATAEDLPDASFAGQQESFLNIRGLDNILHAIKEVFASLYNDRAISYRVHKGFIHADVALSAGVQRMVRSDIGSSGVMFTMDTESGFDEVVFITSAYGLGETVVQGAVNPDEFYVHKPLLAEGFPAIIRRSLGSKMIKMVFTDANQAGKSTITVPVDTVQSTQFSLTNEEILELARYAMIIEKHYERPMDIEWGKDGVDGKLYILQARPETVKSQAGNSVEKFQLIGTGTPLVTGRAVTQKIGVGPVRIVKDASEMHTVQPGDVLVADMTDPNWEPVMKRASALVTNRGGRTCHAAIIARELGIPAIVGCVNATELLKEGDIVTVSCAEGETGHVYAGALDYKQTTETATALKMAPVKIMMNVGNPDMAFSFAQIPNHGVGLARLEFVINNMIGIHPKAILNFDKVPADMQAEITRRANGYASPRQFYIDKLAEGVATIAASFWGKPVIVRLSDFKSNEYKKLVGGDIYEPDEENPMLGFRGAARYIAKDFRDCFELECLAMRKVREELGLTNVELMIPFVRTLEEARQVEEILAEYGLKRGVNGLRLIMMCEIPSNALLAEEFLKYFDGFSIGSNDLTQLTLGMDRDSGLMAHGFDERDAAVKVLLKMAIDTCNRLNKYVGICGQGPSDHPDFAEWLVEKGIQSVSLNPDTVVSTWQRLTK
- the ppsR gene encoding posphoenolpyruvate synthetase regulatory kinase/phosphorylase PpsR → MQQRTVFFVSDSTGITAESLGHLLAHFPEVKFRQFRYPFIDSIQKIEGVLQRIAQAREEDGVRPVIMMTLVDPDYRALVKQADALCLDMFGAIIDPLSAELNMQPSLGVGISHGVLGHSYHERMDAINFSLGHDDGQTNHGLDEAQVILIGVSRCGKTPTSLYLAMQFGIKAANYPLIPEDFERMTLPSILDKYPEKLYGLTIQPERLHSVRSERRPDSFYASLANCKEEVRLAESLMERAHVPWIDSTSRSIEELSTTILQKIKVKQYA
- a CDS encoding VanZ family protein, with amino-acid sequence MPIKASRYRAVAIQQLALICLVVMLLGIFIGGEASGAGSLFPSPWDKLVHFIAYGSIGIFLGMILKSKPLALILILVVLIGAADEFHQIYIPGRHAGLDDLSADLIGGLAALPIISKLRSALYPMV
- a CDS encoding undecaprenyl-phosphate glucose phosphotransferase encodes the protein MKQSRAQSIIGDKLGISIARDNILFIIEAFLQPVTIVLALWGLYYHFYGELTPLCLTLSLILFLLNFPAHSNIHDPDLESISNVLISWFSIAGFILVFGWFTEYIGLFSVKAIVCWLLVTPVFQLFAILLLRLAAPIIIKLQGPAKRSVIVGINEQGLALAASIAKDQYSTTKLIGFFEDRELDRVPKLPSNTSHLGAISSVASYVKENRIDSIYLCLPVADQSRMVKLLNKLKDTTVSVYFVPDIFQTELIQGSIGEMNGIPLVALIETPFTGFNGMIKRVADILFSLVTLILISPVLACIAIAIKSTSPGPVIFKQRRYGLYGDEITVYKFRSMTVCEDGTEVKQATKTDSRITPLGAFLRKTSLDELPQFINVLQGRMSIVGPRPHAVVHNEMYRKMITGYMIRHKVKPGITGWAQVNGLRGETETLDKMKERIDYDIDYLRNWSPKLDMYIVVKTILVVLKKESGAY
- a CDS encoding FxDxF family PEP-CTERM protein; the encoded protein is MKIKMFLLAFVLSICSMASFADTTDPVIVKGSFTDLSLGTISISSLSDITGSILYGTGSATLFNKVYSLVPATFSGGSFGSSTFSGDTFSFKNVVAGDYELLISGITSKVGNKFGTALIGAEYTVSAVPEPKTSGMFLAGLGIIGFIASRRKSLI